Part of the Zingiber officinale cultivar Zhangliang chromosome 8A, Zo_v1.1, whole genome shotgun sequence genome, TCCCGCTCCCGATCGCGTACGATGACTGCTACGCGGCGCTTCGGTGGGTCGCGTCGCGACCGCCGGATGAGCCGTGGCTGGCGGAGGGGCAGGCGGATCTGGGGCGGTTGTTCGTGGCCGGGGCCAACATCGTCCACCACGTGGCGCTGCGCGTGGGGGAGAAGGGGCTGGGCCGGGATGATGTGGTGATCGACGGTTTGCTGCTGATTCACCCTTTCTTCTGGGGATCGGAGCCGATCGGGTCGGAGCCTGACGCTTCGGATACGGAGAGACAGAGAACGGAACAAATGTGGCGGTGGGCGTGTCCGGGGACCACCGGAGTGGACGATCCGCTGATCAACCCCGCGGCGGAGGGGGCGGCCAGCCTGGTGGCGCTTCCAGCCCGCCGGGTGGTGGTGGCCGTGGCAGAGAAGGACGCGCTCAAGGACAGGGGGCGGGTGTACCACGAGCTGCTGACGACGAGCGGCTGGAAGGGGGAAGCGCGGCTGGAGGAGACAGAGGGCCCGGACTCCTCCCACGTCTTCCACCTCGTCAACCCCGCCTGCGATATTTCGGTGAACTTGTTGAAGACGGTCGCCGCCTTCATCAACTCCGGCCACAGCTCCGGCGAGTAGCTCCAAGTGCCAAACGAAACTGCTATCAGTAGCTTTATGATTCGCACAGAACGCATAACCGCTGCTTTAAGATCCGTGAATTGTGAGTAGACGTGAAATGTAATGTCATGCTTTTAATATGTTTAGTTAAGGTTTGTAATAGatgttaattaatatatttacctttaaaatattaatattactaTTAATTGCGTCGTTGAAATTTTCTGAAATATTTTCGCtgaataaccaaaaaaaatctaTTGATTAATTGTACGAATTTATCCTTTGCTTTTATTTTATGCGTCcatgattttttatttaatttttaaaataatttcctgAGTAATCTATGTTAATGATTTTCTTTTAGGCAATTTATCAAATAACGCACCTAGAAATCTTAATTGATCAAAAGAAGTACgttactttgatatttatcaaatgatatattttttcaaatgcattttcctttttatcaatctgacaaatctatttttttatcacatatttaagatttagttaatttgttgataacattttaatacatttagaaagttaaaataaatcataaatagcAAATTTAAACTCCTTGTGATCTTAAAAATCCATAGGAATTGAAAtaagtgcaatcagagctctttaGATTCATCAGTgaatttcggtcaaaactcactgatggacctagagacctccgattgcacccattttagttcCTATGTATTCTTgatattgcaaggagtttaaatatgctatctattgtttattttgacttttagaatgtattaaaatataagaagaaagaatcagcaaaaaaccTCCACGTTATGCCTGATATGAATTATATCAAGCCCATGTTaggtctgatatgaaatcatatcaggctcaAGCCTAACGTGGAGGttttttgttgattctttcttcttatattttaacaccttctaaaaaatcaaaataaacaatggatagtgatcatgtccgaacgctgaatcaacggacgctgggcatatggcgctctccgaattgctgacgtagatctccgaccggtcgtatggacctccgacgaacctgcaaggaagtcgggccgggaaggggttcccggcgacgaccctccgacgctcaagtcaggcaagaggaaatgcaAGTGGCTTATAATAcgggagaatgcgtacctccggcgaagtgtgaggctccttatatagagctgtgaagaggctcacgtacacataccgaggcgaatacgtgtcctctaaccatacctcagtatgggcttgtcagaagagcttacctgacaccatactgctacagtccgagcacatctctgatgagacagcagaaccttctgtcgtaagatcctgcgtatgacctggtcgttgaacatacccgatGTCAGAAGAtattcccttgtccttttgtctcttctcacCCCattccgagcgtccggccggtcggcagtcccctcaCGTCCGGTCGGTCGTATGTGctagtccgctcgggagattcccagTCGTGTGCTCTATGGAGATTGTTCGCAGTAttactactttatgccttcggccgagcgggctacccgctcggccatacaaccctgttcaacatgagcgtcggaaccccgactccccgccgagGTGTCTTTGCTTCCGTTCGGAACGTTCGGTCGGTCGCCCCTATCTTTATCCGCACGGCCAAACCCCTGAttgaccttttacctttcaacctccacgtggAGTTGACTCTGCTTAAAGGGGGGGTCCCCCCCTCGTCATTGCCGGATCACtggcctccccttcaagtctagtcgaaggaggcgattagtccgactgactggaccatcagttgctCCGAGTGGCGTCCATATGCAACTACCCTCCGCTCGGACACCAAGGGGGCAactaaaacgccagtcaacgccaacattcctcggtatcttttcgaagttttcgccaatctccatcattaaggtcgagcacgcgctcattaaatgcgttccagtggcTGAATGCCACATGGCGATGCTGCCATCattgtacggcggcggcgtggtgttctgacggaatcgaggcggttcgaaatgaacggtgcgatgcgtgctccggttttcgtgacctgaatccgacggtggaggccgctcaggctccaccctataaaggcttcgctttcttccttcgccgcatttctgctctcgCGTGCTCCATAGCTTCTCTCTCTCAGCATTCCGGCGACCCTGTTCTTCTGTTCTCCGACAATCTCCAACGTTCTTTCTTCGATCCTCCTTGTTCTCTGTAAGGCTCTTCCTCTGCTCTATCTTTGGTTCTTGTGGCTCGTGTTTCTTTGtgtttctttcccgagttttggtTCTCGGGGCACTATTTCGTTTGCCATCTTCtttcttttatcctctgcctttcgtcttttttggtttcgtccgctcggCCAATGGCTGGCTCCTCCCAACCTttagaccaagccctcggcccacggtatactaccatggagtcgcgcttcaatcggcgcgacgccgatattttgatggataattttgacatcccatctgacttcgaaattatcttacccacttcttccgctcggcctcacaaaccgccgcgcggagccttttgtgttttccgcgaccagttcacagccggtctgcgatttcccattcatcccttcatcgttgaagtttgtaattttttcggcattccactcggaagcctagtccccaatactttccgccttttatgcggcgtcGTTGTCCTGTTCAAAATCCACCACATCCCCCTCtgaccggaggttttctattatttttattaccctaaacagtccgagcggggcacatatatgttccaggctcggcccgatttagttttcttcaataaacttccttcttccaataagcattggaaataattctacttctaccttcgtatgcccgagcgggcccccttcctAACGAAGTGGCAGATTAGACCACCAACctcaccagagctcaaaaggttcaaaacccgaccggactatcttcatgccgccaacatgctggccggtctgaggtttgacatcaacaaattcctgcctgaaggggtgatgtatatattcggtctgagtccgatcaggaccccccttccgagcggcttcggtaagaattttactttgtgcattcgttttaattgctaactgattttctctgtttttctttgtagcaaacattgtcatggagtcggtgatggctggaattttgaagaggaaggcggcggcgctcgaagtcgcggcggccaaagaaatggagacgctcggcatccaaccggtcggctctaatgagggggagagcgagacaaatgctagggagtcggccgctcaggcttctctcccagagccagtGGCTGGCGCAACTGCAAGTCGAGAGCCTTCCGTCCGGGATGAAGGCTCGGCTCAGGAGGAGGAGCGCCCCCTTCGTCAAAAACGACGCCGCACGGAGACACCGCTCCGCTCAGCTACATCTGCGGTTCATCCATCCGAGCGGGCCACCTCCGCTTCTCGAGGCAAAGCGCCAGAGGtggaggcgatttcgtccgatcggacgcccTCCCAGCTAGACGCATCTGCGGACCCCCTTAAGGCCGTTCCGATCAGCGCCCTTCCACCTGCTCCCCGCCAGGTCCAACGTTCAACACTTTTGTCCCAGTTCTCggcgccggcctctgatcctTCTCCGGCATCCGCCCAGACAATGcccggtcggcgccgcaccaTCCGGGTTTCCCTGCATCTCCCCGCCGAGGAATTAATGCCCGAAGTCGATCGGCCAACAACGCCCGAGCACCTGATCACAATGAAAGGGCCCTTAGCTGAAATGTGGgacgacgctcgggcacgcgtcgcaatgattcccctcagtaatctggccaacagccacatgcaacagaccacgggggtaagtttgttttctaTAGTCCTTTACGCA contains:
- the LOC122011444 gene encoding tuliposide A-converting enzyme 1, chloroplastic-like; the protein is MAALTPIESVSADEITVDAFPFARVYKSGRVERFIGTAVVPTGVDSATGVVSKDVLVDPATNLSARLYLPGHPQPDRALPVLVYVHGGGFLIESAASPTYHNYLNALVAAAGVVAVSVDYRRAPEFPLPIAYDDCYAALRWVASRPPDEPWLAEGQADLGRLFVAGANIVHHVALRVGEKGLGRDDVVIDGLLLIHPFFWGSEPIGSEPDASDTERQRTEQMWRWACPGTTGVDDPLINPAAEGAASLVALPARRVVVAVAEKDALKDRGRVYHELLTTSGWKGEARLEETEGPDSSHVFHLVNPACDISVNLLKTVAAFINSGHSSGE